The DNA window CCGATCCCGGTCCAGATCCTGCTCAAGCCGAGGCTGTCCTGCGCCGCGGCGGCGACGGTGTTGCCCTGGAAGGCGTTGAAGCCCAGGGCGAAGACCGCGATCAGCGAGATCGCGTACGCGGTCGCCAGCCATTTGTATTGCGGACCGAGCCCGTGGAGAATGTATTGCGCGGGGCCGCCGCGATACGTGCCATCTCCCTCCGCGCGCTTGTAGAGCTGGGCGAGCGTGCACTCGAAGAAGCTGGTCGCCATGCCGACCAGCGCGACCACCCACATCCAGAACACGGCGCCGGGGCCGCCCAGGGTGATGGCGACGGCCACGCCCGCGATGTTCCCACCGCCGACCCGACCCCCGACGCTGATCAGCAGCGCCTCACGTGAGCTGACGTGCCCCTCCGCCGGCAGGCTCTGGCCGGGGAACAACATCCGGAACATGCGCCCGAAAAAGCGGAATTGAACGAACCCGGATGCCAGGGTGAAAAACGCGCCGAGGACGATCAAGAAGGGTATGAGAGACCATCCCCACGTCATGTCGCCGATGAACTGGAAGATGGTCTGTAGATATTTCATTTCTCGTCCCTGGTTGTCGTGGATTCGCGGTTCGCCCGCTGGCCGCTCGCGGGCGGCGTCGGACCCTCCCCCGGGCCCATTCGACGGGGCCAGGTGGTGCCCACGGCCGTACCCGTGGCTCACGCGCGCGTCAACCCTGGCGCGCCGGCGGCGTCGGGGACGAGCGTGGCCCGCGCAGAGTGGCTCCGCCTCGCGCCCGTCCTGGACATCGACGTCTCCGGCCGGGGGCGCCCCACGATTCCTATCGCCGACGCCCCTGCCGCCTGTATCATGGGGGCAGCGCTCGTGAAGCGCCTTCTCTCAACCTTGGAGGCTTCCATGTCCCATCGCTTGCTCGCCGCGTTCGTGCTCGCCGCGCCGCTCTTCGGCTGCGAACAGATCTCCGAGCTCACCGAGCTGTCGCTCGGTAAGGAAGACGGCATCCCGCCCATTTCCGGCTCCACGACGCTCGACGTCCCGCAGGATTTCCAGTGCGGCGACCCCATCGAGGACCCGGAGAAGAAGTACACGGTGACCACGAGCGGCACCGCCGACGCTTGTACCTTCTCGTTCCGGCAGGACGTGCTCGCGCTGAAGGCCTCCGACTACGCGAACCGGCCCGAAATGGAAGGCGCGCGGTTCGTCAAGTCCGTGGACATCGACGTGAACAAGCTCGGCGTCAGGGACGGGGCGACGGGCATGGAGCTTGCCCCGATCGATCTGAACGGCAAGGCCTTCGGGACGACGATCCTGACGAAGGAAGACCTCGCGAGGACGCCGCCGTACACGAAGAGCGTGACCGGCCAGCCGATCGAGTCCCTGAAATCGATCATCGCGCAGAAGCAGGACGTCGTCATCCCGATCGACGTGGTCGTGGTCGTGAACATGGCGCCCACGCCGCCGGCGAAGATCGCGCTCGATTTCGACGCCCAGCCCAACATCGTCGTCGGCTTCTGAGGGCCCGGCCCGCGCCGCGCGCGCGGGCGCGGGAGGAGGCGCATCCGCGGGCGCTCCCGTGGTAACATCATGGAGCATTCTTCCCCTTGGCTGCGGTGGCCGCGCCGGAAAGGATCTCCATGCTCGGATCGAGCTCTCCCAGGTTCCCCCTCGTCTCCTCCTTGATCGGCGCCGCGGTCCTCTGCGCGGGAGGGGCGGCGTTCGCCGTCGTCACGCAGCCGAACGGCACCGTCATCCCCGCGAACGGGGGCGCTGCCTTGGCCGGCTACCTCAACGGATCGGCCAACAACGACTCGATCAACGAGGGGATTGACGCGGTGCAGGACGCCGCCGTGGAGCCCCAGGTGTTCTCGCCGCTCTGCGACTTCAGCGGCAAGTACATCGCCAAGGGGGGCGGCGCCAATTTCGCCGTCGGCTGGTACAACGTCGACGACAACATCCCGAGCAACAACCCGCCGCAGTACGTCCCCGTGGACCTCGGCGCGAACCTCAACGTGGCGGCGCCGGAGAGCGACATCCAGATCCTCTTCCCGTTCTCGGGCAGCCTGCCGCCTGCCGACCAGCTCAACCTGAACGCCGTCTCGATCCGTGAGCATCCGGCCTACAAGGGGGGCTACATCGGCTTCGTGCTGATCCCCAACCCGAATGGCTCCGGCAACGCGAACGCGACGCAGTATCACTACACCGAGCACCGGTTCAACGTCACCTGCACGCTCTGCTCGAACCCGGGGCCCTGGTACTCGACGCTGCTCTACAAATCGAAGATGCTCGAGAGCACGATCTACCTCGGCTTCGAGGATCTCGACTTCAAGGACGCGGCGGGAGCGGAGGGCGTCAACGGCAACGACCTCGACTACGAGGATTTTCTCTTCCGTTTCACCGGCGTCGCCTGCCCCGGCGCCGGCCAGCCCTGCGACGTGCCCGACGCGCAGGGGGTGTGCGCCAGGGGCATCTCCGACTGCGACGCGCAGGGAAACCTCATTTGCAAGCCCGTCCTTCAGCCCGGCGCCCAGGCCGAGGCGTGTGACGCCGTCGACAACGATTGTGACGGCCTGATCGACGATGACGCGACGTGCCCGCCGGAGATGGTGTGCAGCAGCGGCACCTGCGTCGCGTCCTGCGAGTCCGGCGAGTTTCCCTGCCTCCCCTCGTTCGTGTGCAAGGGGAGCCTGTGCATCGAGGAGAGCTGCGCGAACGTGGTATGCCCGTCGGGCGAGGTTTGTCACGGCGGCGAGTGCCGCGCTCCCTGCGCCGGCGTGGTTTGCCCCGCGGGCCAGGTCTGCAGCGGTGATCACTGCGTGGATCCGTGCGCGGGCGTCACCTGCGGAGACGGCCAGGTGTGCGTGAGCGGCGTCTGCATCGCCGGGTGCGCGTGCCGGACGTGCCCCACGGGCGAGAGCTGCCATGTGGACAGCGGGCAATGCGTGGAGACCACGTGCCTCGGCGTGGAATGCGAGGCCGGCACCCATTGCAAGGCGGGGGCCTGCGTCGACCTCTGCGACGGCGTCATGTGCCCGCCGGGAGAGGCTTGCGAGGGCGGTCAATGCGTCGTCATCCCGCCCTCGATGGCGAACTCGTCATCCACCGGCAATTTCGTCGGGGCCGGCGGAGCGGGCGAAGGCGGCATGGGCGGCATGGGCGGCATGGGCGGCATGGGCGGCATGGGCGGCATGGGCGGCGCGCCGGCCGGGAGCGGCGCGTCCGCGAGCTGCGGCTGCCGCGTCGAGTCCGCGGGCTCCAGCGCGGGCGGCGCCGGCCTCACCGCGCTGCTCGCGGCCCTCTTCTTCGTTCGACGCCGATCGAGCGGCCTCGAACGCGGGCTGCGCGCGAACGTGAGCCGCTGAGCGACCCCCTCGCGCTCCCGCCGACCTCCTCCGTCCCTTCCCACCCTTCGAGCAGCGCGGATCCGGAGCGGCCAGATGGTCAGGCGATGGGGCTGGCCCGAGATCGATCCCAGGATCCGCTCCGGGAGGAGCCGTGACCCTCGGTGACTCGATGTCCACCACCTACCTGCCGCGTTATCTCGCCCGCCTCGGCTTCGCCGGCCCGCCGCGACCGACCCTCGACGCGCTCGCCGACCTCCAGCGTCGGCACCTCCTGACTTTCCCCTTCGAAAACCTCTGCCTCCATTTGCCGGAGCTCCGCGCTCCGATCCGCCTCGACCACGACGCGCTGGTCACCAAGATCGTCGATGGCGCGCCCGGCCGCGGCGGCTATTGCTTCGAGCTCAACACCCTCTTCGCCCGTCTCCTCGTCGACCTCGGCTTTCGCATGACGACCGGGGCAGCGCGGGTGCTCTCGCACCTCCAGCCGGTCGGCGCCGACCCCGACCGCCTCGTCCTCCAGCCGCTCACGCACATGATCCTCTTCGTCGACCTGGACGACGCCCGCTACCTCGTCGACGTCGGCTTCGGACCCCGTTGCCCGATGGCGCCGATCGCCCTCCAGCACCTCGCCACGGTCGCCGACGCCGCGCCGGTCCTCCACCGCCTCCGCCGCGGCGACGCCGGCCGCCGGGCGATTGTCCTCCCTGGCGAGGGCTGGTACGTGCAGGTTGGCTTGCCGCCGGCCCCCTGGGAGGACCAGTACTTCTTCACCGAGGCGCGATACTTCGCCGCGGACTACGACGTCCTCAATTACTACACGTCGACGAGCCCGGACGTCTTCTCCACGCAATGCCCCCTGTGGTGCAAGCCCCTCCGCGAGGGCGGCCGGATCGAGCTCTGGGGCTCTCGGTTCCGCCGTTACGCCGCCGACGAGACCGTCGTCGACGAGGCGAAAATCGAAGGTCTGGACGCCCTCCGCAGCGTCCTCCGCGACCGCTGCGGCGTGCGCGTACCATGAGCGCCAGGGGGGGGCGCTACCCCGTCGGGCTCACGGCAGCGGTCCCCTGGATGGCGTTCCGGATTTCCTCCAATCGCTCCTGGAAGGAGCCTGCCTCCTCCACCTCCGGCAGGCTCAACAAGCGGACCCGGGTCAGCCCGCGCTGCTCGCGCTCGGCCATCAGCTCCTCCGTGAAGACGCCGGGCGTGTCTCCGAAGCGCTGAAGCGGGCAGGCATTCCACACCATACCGCCCCACACCTGCTCCTCATCCGCGCTCACGGCCGCGCAACGCAGCCCGCACGTCGGGCTCCCGTCCCGCATGACGAAGCCAATGACGTCGTGTCCGTTGTCCAGATACGTCTGCGCCTGATCGCACACGTATTCCGCGATCTTCCGGCAATGCCGCCGGAACATGGGCGACCCGTACATCTGCTTCGTCTGCCCCCAGCGCTGCGAGCCGATGTACGAGACCTCCGGACACGGCATCTGGAAGAAGGCCACCTCGTTCTCCAAAAGCAGGTCCACGATCTCCCGAATGACGGCCGGCTGGCTCGCGAGACCGCGCACGCAGGCGTTCTGGTTGAGGATGCAGTGCGATACGAACATCAGCCTCCCCGATCGTGCATCCGAGATGCTGCCCTTGATGCGTCCGATTCGCCCGGTCATGGATGTCTCCGACATGTCGCTCGCCTTTTTCTGAGAACCTTCGACAGGAGGCGCAAGGGCTGCGCCGGCCTCAGAGCACCTGAGATAAAAACCGCCGCGTCCGTTCGTCCTGGGGATCGTCGAACACCACCTTCGGCTCCCCCTGCTCCACGATGACGCCCTCGTCCATGAACACGAGGTGCGTTCCCACCTCCCGCGCGAATGCCATTTCGTGTGTCACGACGACCATGGTCGTCCCCTCCGAGGCGAGCCGCTTCATCACTTCGAGCACCTCGGCCACCAGCTTGGGATCGAGCGCCGAGGTGACCTCGTCGAACAGGATCAGGTCCGGGCGCATGGCGAGGGCTCGTGCAATGGCCACCCGCTGCTGCTGGCCCCCGGAGAGCTGCCCTGGATGGTTGTCCGCCTTGTGGGACAAACCCACGTGCGCGAGCTCCTCCATCGCCCGCTCCCGGGCCTGCGCCCGGGGCATGTGCAGCACCTTCTCCAGCGCCAGGGTGATGTTCCCAAGCGCGGTTTTGTGGGGAAAGAGGTTGAAGGCCTGAAACACGATTCCCATGTGGGTCCGGACCTCGTTCAGGTTCACGCGGACGTCCGTGATGTCGCGGCCCTTGAACCAGACGCGGCCCGCGCTCGGCTCTTCCAGCATGTCGATGCAGCGCAGGAGCGTGGACTTGCCCGATCCGGAGGTGCCGATCACCACGAGGACCTGGCCCTGCGCGAGGTCGAGGTCGATCCCCCGCAGCACGTGCAGATCCCCGAACCATTTGTGGATGCCCTCGAGCCGGATGAGCGGCGCGCCCGCCGGGACCGGGCCCGCCGGCCACGCGAGGGCATGCGCGTCGCGGCTCATCCCCCCACCCCCGGAATGCCGCTTCGCATCCGCTTCTCGGCCCAGTTCACGAGCCGGATCAGGGGCAACGTGACGACGAGATAGCCGAGGCCGGCAGCGACATAAAACGTCGCATTGAAGTACTGCGAGTAGCCCTGCGAGCCGACGGAGAACAGGTCGCGCTGCGCGTAGGACAGCCCCAGAAAGGCGATGAGCGAGGTGTCCTTGATCAGGATGACGAACTCGTTCATGAGGGGCGGGATGACCCGCCGCACGGCCTGGGGCACGACGACGTACCGCATCGATTGCATGTAGCCGAGCCCGAGCCCCCGGGCCGCCTCCATCTGGCCGCGCTCGATCGACTGGATGCCCGCCCGGAACACCTCCGCGGAGTATGCGCCCGTGTTGAGCGAAAACGCCAGAATGGCGGCCGTGTAGGCGGACATGTTCACGCCCAGGCCGAGGGCCAGGCCGAAATAGATCAAGGAGAGCTGGAGCAGGAGCGGCGTCCCTCGAAAGAGGTTGATGTACACCCGCGCCGGGGCCCGCACGACCGCTCGCCTGGACATCGTGAACAGCGAGAGGACGAGGCCGAGGATCACCCCGAAGAGCTCGCCCGCGCCGGCCAGGACGAGCGTGTTTCCAGCTCCGCGGAGGAAGGCCTCGGAATGCGGTACGATCTGCTCGAAGCTCAGGAAATTGCGGGCGAACCTCTCCATGTCGCCATGGACGAACCAGAGCAAAACGAGGCCAGAGAGCGCAGCCTGAAGGCCCAGCACCGCGCCGGCGATCGCCTCCTCCC is part of the Polyangium spumosum genome and encodes:
- a CDS encoding amino acid ABC transporter ATP-binding protein; this encodes MSRDAHALAWPAGPVPAGAPLIRLEGIHKWFGDLHVLRGIDLDLAQGQVLVVIGTSGSGKSTLLRCIDMLEEPSAGRVWFKGRDITDVRVNLNEVRTHMGIVFQAFNLFPHKTALGNITLALEKVLHMPRAQARERAMEELAHVGLSHKADNHPGQLSGGQQQRVAIARALAMRPDLILFDEVTSALDPKLVAEVLEVMKRLASEGTTMVVVTHEMAFAREVGTHLVFMDEGVIVEQGEPKVVFDDPQDERTRRFLSQVL
- a CDS encoding arylamine N-acetyltransferase family protein translates to MSTTYLPRYLARLGFAGPPRPTLDALADLQRRHLLTFPFENLCLHLPELRAPIRLDHDALVTKIVDGAPGRGGYCFELNTLFARLLVDLGFRMTTGAARVLSHLQPVGADPDRLVLQPLTHMILFVDLDDARYLVDVGFGPRCPMAPIALQHLATVADAAPVLHRLRRGDAGRRAIVLPGEGWYVQVGLPPAPWEDQYFFTEARYFAADYDVLNYYTSTSPDVFSTQCPLWCKPLREGGRIELWGSRFRRYAADETVVDEAKIEGLDALRSVLRDRCGVRVP
- a CDS encoding CD3072 family TudS-related putative desulfidase gives rise to the protein MSETSMTGRIGRIKGSISDARSGRLMFVSHCILNQNACVRGLASQPAVIREIVDLLLENEVAFFQMPCPEVSYIGSQRWGQTKQMYGSPMFRRHCRKIAEYVCDQAQTYLDNGHDVIGFVMRDGSPTCGLRCAAVSADEEQVWGGMVWNACPLQRFGDTPGVFTEELMAEREQRGLTRVRLLSLPEVEEAGSFQERLEEIRNAIQGTAAVSPTG
- a CDS encoding MYXO-CTERM sorting domain-containing protein, producing MLGSSSPRFPLVSSLIGAAVLCAGGAAFAVVTQPNGTVIPANGGAALAGYLNGSANNDSINEGIDAVQDAAVEPQVFSPLCDFSGKYIAKGGGANFAVGWYNVDDNIPSNNPPQYVPVDLGANLNVAAPESDIQILFPFSGSLPPADQLNLNAVSIREHPAYKGGYIGFVLIPNPNGSGNANATQYHYTEHRFNVTCTLCSNPGPWYSTLLYKSKMLESTIYLGFEDLDFKDAAGAEGVNGNDLDYEDFLFRFTGVACPGAGQPCDVPDAQGVCARGISDCDAQGNLICKPVLQPGAQAEACDAVDNDCDGLIDDDATCPPEMVCSSGTCVASCESGEFPCLPSFVCKGSLCIEESCANVVCPSGEVCHGGECRAPCAGVVCPAGQVCSGDHCVDPCAGVTCGDGQVCVSGVCIAGCACRTCPTGESCHVDSGQCVETTCLGVECEAGTHCKAGACVDLCDGVMCPPGEACEGGQCVVIPPSMANSSSTGNFVGAGGAGEGGMGGMGGMGGMGGMGGMGGAPAGSGASASCGCRVESAGSSAGGAGLTALLAALFFVRRRSSGLERGLRANVSR
- a CDS encoding ABC transporter permease subunit, with product MSAAVGGLALMVVLGGTTFVLAKGGMSHEDRIAAALQSSELFAVLVSGSLLGAVATALGFGTYRRMPTRISREEAIAGAVLGLQAALSGLVLLWFVHGDMERFARNFLSFEQIVPHSEAFLRGAGNTLVLAGAGELFGVILGLVLSLFTMSRRAVVRAPARVYINLFRGTPLLLQLSLIYFGLALGLGVNMSAYTAAILAFSLNTGAYSAEVFRAGIQSIERGQMEAARGLGLGYMQSMRYVVVPQAVRRVIPPLMNEFVILIKDTSLIAFLGLSYAQRDLFSVGSQGYSQYFNATFYVAAGLGYLVVTLPLIRLVNWAEKRMRSGIPGVGG